A single region of the Eremothecium gossypii ATCC 10895 chromosome V, complete sequence genome encodes:
- the TCM62 gene encoding Tcm62p (Syntenic homolog of Saccharomyces cerevisiae YBR044C (TCM62)), translating to MCALPSDPQRLHLGGSRIMHVMLRSSVRGVKTLYTPVYNAQDAATRDGLLYHLRLLDKVLNNSSHSRTLLFESKYKRLPTFVTSRDTTRLDKITKELMTDLQKDQILNHTLQLDPRQKLGKIGLELFLDCAEGELSPTGTTLALALLQAYNRFPSRETLTDITGTLDEARRILAEQKVILSSPADIEALVDQLAFDRDDGVTAKRVLKALDYKLHSDDIVRVVRGNTMSDEIEKSEGWKYPCGVWDRSEAYLRSLELPTRKLVSINQPCMVLVYDGTLREPSSILPTLHYAAHLGRPLLLFVTGEVLGDALSYITIHNNKHRRKDNPAAAVILKYSAADHLGLTIQENHSLLEFLGLPHGVGSIYSPAFSAQLPSRHTAADYYGSVASLKATTGESFLHNPGVRSISDPALRTTLTVRVGAPSELEIDQRRAALDTLLNVQLCHGLASGFVPAHGVALAKAAALLNPSPNRPGACAARDALLLPLDQASRALLPSATLAPRAVADTVTDPDFFSAYLPARTDVRANGFLEPWRALDRTLTHVTSFVTAAASCSRLVARVLDRPPKQAGTSST from the coding sequence ATGTGCGCTCTTCCCAGCGATCCGCAGCGTTTGCACCTTGGAGGTAGTCGGATTATGCACGTAATGCTTAGGAGTTCGGTTAGAGGGGTTAAGACGTTATATACACCAGTTTACAATGCACAAGATGCTGCTACACGTGATGGCTTGCTTTACCACCTCCGATTGCTGGACAAGGTACTAAACAATAGTAGTCACAGCAGAACTTTGCTCTTTGAGTCCAAATACAAGAGATTGCCCACATTTGTTACGTCTCGCGATACCACGAGGCTGGATAAGATCACCAAGGAGCTTATGACTGATCTACAAAAAGATCAGATCTTGAATCATACGTTGCAACTGGACCCGCGCCAAAAACTTGGCAAGATTGGTCTCGAGCTATTTCTGGATTGCGCCGAGGGAGAACTGAGTCCCACAGGCACCACCCTAGCGcttgcgctgctgcaggcgtACAATCGGTTCCCATCCCGGGAAACACTTACGGATATTACCGGCACACTAGACGAGGCACGGCGCATCCTGGCAGAACAAAAGGTCATATTGAGTAGCCCTGCCGATATAGAGGCGCTGGTTGATCAGCTAGCTTTCGATCGTGATGATGGCGTGACGGCCAAGCGTGTATTGAAGGCATTAGACTACAAATTACATTCCGACGACATTGTGCGTGTCGTGCGCGGCAACACTATGAGTGACGAGATTGAAAAATCCGAGGGCTGGAAGTACCCCTGTGGCGTGTGGGACCGGAGCGAAGCCTACCTCCGTTCGCTCGAGTTGCCCACCAGAAAGCTGGTCTCCATCAACCAGCCCTGCATGGTGCTCGTCTATGACGGCACCCTCCGCGAGCCATCCTCTATTCTTCCTACCTTACATTACGCCGCGCATCTAGGCCGTCCGCTTCTTCTATTCGTGACAGGAGAGGTTCTAGGCGACGCTCTCTCCTATATCACCATCCACAATAACAAGCACCGTCGCAAGGACAACCCCGCGGCTGCCGTAATCCTAAAGTACTCAGCAGCAGATCACCTTGGTCTCACCATTCAGGAGAACCACTCTCTGCTTGAGTTTTTAGGGCTGCCGCATGGTGTGGGAAGCATCTATTCTCCGGCATTTAGCGCTCAGCTGCCCAGCCGCCACACCGCTGCAGACTACTACGGCTCTGTTGCTTCCCTTAAAGCTACTACCGGAGAATCTTTTCTACACAACCCTGGAGTCCGCAGTATATCGGACCCCGCTCTACGCACTACTTTGACGGTGCGCGTGGGTGCACCGTCAGAACTGGAAATCGATCAGCGGCGAGCAGCGCTAGACACGCTACTCAACGTGCAACTTTGCCACGGTCTGGCCAGCGGCTTTGTCCCGGCTCACGGCGTTGCACTTGCCAAGGCTGCGGCACTACTGAACCCCTCTCCCAACCGCCCTGGGGCCTGTGCGGCACGCGATGCACTGCTGCTACCGCTTGACCAGGCCTCGCGAGCACTCTTGCCTAGCGCCACCCTAGCGCCGAGGGCCGTTGCAGACACGGTGACTGACCCGGATTTTTTCTCCGCCTATCTACCCGCCCGCACTGACGTACGGGCCAACGGCTTTCTCGAGCCTTGGCGCGCACTGGATCGGACACTTACTCACGTGACCTCGTTTGTCACAGCCGCAGCTTCTTGTTCACGTCTGGTTGCACGCGTGCTAGACAGGCCCCCAAAACAGGCTGGAACCTCCTCTACGTAG
- the DAS2 gene encoding putative uridine kinase DAS2 (Syntenic homolog of Saccharomyces cerevisiae YDR020C (DAS2)) → MMDKILVAIAGSYGAGVYETGLKIKDELGHRFPHEITVIDLDSMVKTSSKKYTDEDYDFEKVQHVLQRSRAELEIIILCGCYALCNKRLNALSNLKVFLDTEGDRRLINLIHKNNVQTSEELRSTISHYMDCLRPEYDSYIAPSRSLADIIIPATHEATGTAIIIDGIVKIVEELQGRIPDGQKLSPHLDFQVEDMNVEKDRYYDLS, encoded by the coding sequence ATGATGGACAAGATCCTCGTAGCTATCGCAGGTAGCTATGGTGCTGGCGTATACGAGACGGGCTTGAAGATCAAAGACGAATTGGGCCATCGTTTTCCACACGAGATCACAGTCATCGACCTTGATTCTATGGTGAAAACTAGCTCCAAGAAATATACCGACGAAGATTACGATTTTGAAAAGGTCCAGCATGTTCTGCAGCGCTCTCGCGCGGAGCTCGAGATCATTATTTTGTGTGGGTGTTATGCCCTCTGCAACAAGAGGTTAAACGCATTATCGAACCTCAAGGTGTTTCTGGACACCGAAGGTGACCGTCGCCTAATCAACCTGATTCATAAAAATAACGTTCAGACGAGCGAGGAACTACGGTCGACAATATCTCATTATATGGACTGCCTGCGGCCGGAGTATGATAGTTACATTGCTCCATCGCGGTCACTAGCAGACATTATCATTCCCGCCACTCATGAGGCTACCGGTACCGCAATAATTATTGATGGCATTGTCAAGATTGTCGAAGAGCTGCAGGGCCGTATTCCAGATGGTCAGAAACTTTCACCACACTTGGATTTTCAAGTCGAAGATATGAACGTGGAGAAGGACCGCTACTACGACCTGAGCTAG
- the FAL1 gene encoding ATP-dependent RNA helicase FAL1 (Syntenic homolog of Saccharomyces cerevisiae YDR021W (FAL1)), translated as MSFDRNQDGKLKVKTSSKLPVSPTFESMKLQENLLRGIYGYGFEAPSAIQSRAITQIIRGKDVIAQAQSGTGKTATFTIGMLQVIDSSSKDLQALVLSPTRELAAQISQVVRNLGDYMNVVALACTGGKALQQDISKVNKGCHVMSGTPGRVLDMIKRRIINTRHVKMLVLDEADELLSETLGFKQQLYDIFTKLPSSVQVVVVSATMSKDVLEVTKKFMSDPVKILVKRDEVSLEGIKQYHINVDKEEWKFDTLCDLYDSLTITQCVIFCNTKKKVDWLSHKLIQNNFAVASIHGDMKQDDRDKVMSDFRSGSSRVLISTDVWARGIDVQQVSLVINYDLPELLENYIHRIGRSGRFGRKGVAINFITREEVTKLKSIEKHYSIKIKPMPADIDSLS; from the coding sequence ATGTCGTTTGATAGAAATCAAGATGGTAAGCTGAAGGTCAAAACTTCCTCCAAGTTGCCGGTATCGCCGACGTTCGAGTCTATGAAACTACAGGAGAACCTGCTACGGGGTATCTATGGGTATGGCTTCGAAGCTCCTTCTGCAATTCAGTCGAGGGCTATCACGCAGATCATCCGAGGTAAGGATGTCATCGCGCAAGCTCAGTCAGGCACCGGTAAGACAGCAACCTTCACGATAGGTATGTTACAGGTGATCGATTCGAGCAGCAAGGACTTACAGGCTCTAGTGCTGTCGCCGACTCGAGAGCTTGCAGCGCAAATCTCGCAGGTAGTGCGTAACTTGGGAGATTACATGAACGTTGTAGCTCTTGCTTGCACTGGGGGgaaggcgctgcagcaggatATAAGCAAGGTTAACAAGGGCTGCCATGTAATGAGCGGTACCCCAGGTCGGGTACTCGATATGATTAAACGTCGGATTATAAACACCAGGCACGTGAAAATGCTTGTGTTAGATGAGGCTGACGAACTCCTGAGTGAGACACTAGGTTTCAAGCAGCAACTTTACGATATCTTCACAAAATTGCCATCGTCAGTGCAAGTGGTGGTGGTAAGCGCTACGATGAGTAAGGACGTGTTGGAGGTCACCAAAAAGTTCATGTCTGATCCAGTCAAGATTTTGGTAAAGCGGGACGAGGTGTCGCTGGAAGGCATAAAGCAATACCATATAAACGTGGATAAAGAAGAATGGAAGTTCGACACGCTTTGCGATTTGTACGATTCCCTGACTATCACCCAGTGTGTGATATTCTGTAACACAAAGAAAAAGGTGGATTGGCTGTCGCACAAGCTGATACAGAATAACTTTGCAGTCGCGTCCATACATGGAGACATGAAGCAAGATGACCGAGACAAAGTCATGAGTGACTTTAGGTCAGGCAGCTCCCGCGTGCTTATTTCCACAGATGTGTGGGCCCGTGGGATTGATGTTCAACAGGTTTCGCTGGTTATCAACTACGATCTGCCTGAACTTCTCGAGAACTACATCCATCGGATAGGCCGTTCGGGCAGGTTTGGAAGAAAGGGGGTAGCAATAAATTTCATTACAAGAGAAGAGGTCACCAAGCTGAAGTCAATCGAAAAGCATTATTCGATCAAAATCAAGCCAATGCCCGCAGATATCGACAGTCTTTCCTAG
- the ATG31 gene encoding Atg31p (Syntenic homolog of Saccharomyces cerevisiae YDR022C (CIS1)) — protein MEPFVITASECDCNSAHSSRVSKDGYALSDELSNETMFLTQVKYIFEGEEDHIDDNTMQEINTDIVNVVIVELDETLEIKNVELISDEYQLLGFSNDADNDLNLTILSEFPADVSPGTRDLGKLVTRYQHQNKHLKHMLQEL, from the coding sequence ATGGAGCCGTTCGTAATAACTGCGTCGGAATGCGATTGCAACTCTGCGCACAGTTCTCGCGTATCTAAGGATGGTTACGCCTTATCAGATGAGCTATCAAATGAGACTATGTTCCTTACTCAGGTCAAGTATATCTTCGAAGGCGAGGAAGATCATATTGATGACAACACAATGCAGGAGATAAACACCGACATCGTAAATGTCGTCATTGTGGAATTGGATGAGACGCTAGAAATTAAAAATGTTGAGCTGATCAGCGATGAATATCAACTGCTGGGGTTCTCCAATGATGCTGATAACGACCTGAATCTAACGATATTGTCGGAGTTCCCAGCGGACGTGTCACCAGGAACCAGAGACCTTGGAAAATTGGTCACCAGATATCAGCATCAGAACAAACACCTCAAGCATATGCTACAGGAGTTATGA
- the TOP2 gene encoding DNA topoisomerase 2 (Syntenic homolog of Saccharomyces cerevisiae YNL088W (TOP2)) — translation MTAIMTKEKNASETYQKITQLEHILKRPDTYIGSVEMQDFHMWVHDAEMDCMVEKQVNIVPGLFKIFDEIIVNAADNKVRDPSMKKIEVVINREENYIEVKNDGNGIPIEVHAKEGIYIPELIFGHLLTSSNYDDNEKKVTGGRNGYGAKLCNIFSTEFILETSDPKSGQKYVQKWESNMNVCHPPKITSYKKGPSYTKITFKPDLQRFGMEVLDDDILGVMRRRVYDINGSVRDVNVSLNGKSLKIRNFKSYMELYMRSLEKKRLIDSGMAPESASEKVNAPTILYEKVNDRWELGFAVSDISFQQISFVNSIATTSGGTHVNYLTDQIVKKVSELLSKKKKTVKPFQIRNNIFIFINCLIENPAFTSQTKEQLTTRVRDFGSKCEVSSDFINKIMKTELATKIFEIADENAAKLLKQTDGTRKNRITDYPKLEDANKAGTKEGHKCTLVLTEGDSALSLAVAGLSVVGRDYYGCFPLKGKILNVRDASVEQIRKNTEIQAIKKIMGLQHKKQYTIEDMKTLRYGHVMIMTDQDHDGSHIKGLLINFFESTFPGLLDIPGFLIEFITPIMKVTILKPKKQVIPFYNLPDYEKWRDTESHKYVWKTKYYKGLGTSSFQEAREYFSALDVHIKKFHSLNPDDSSLIDLAFSKKKADDRKEWLRQYEPGTVLDPHLTEIQIGDFINKELILFSLADNLRSIPHLLDGLKPSQRKVIFGSFKRNIMKTEIKVQELAAYVSGQTAYHHTEQSLVQTIVSLAQDFVGANNIYLLMPRGAFGTRATGGKDAAAARYIFTQLNSISKHVFNPLDNPLLTYVQDDEKTVEPEWYVPALPMVLVNGAEGIGTGWSTSIPPFNPIDIVNNLRKLMRGDEPDDMAPWFRGWNGTMQKIDAQRYRIFGRIEQVGENTVEITELPARTWTTTIKEHLLLALSGNERTKPWVKDMQEQHGATIKFVVTLTPEEMERTRKIGFYERFKLISTVSLSNMVLFDAHNKIKKYNDVKEILTDFFYVRLEFYQKRKDYMIERLQWQLEKLSFQVKFIKMIIDEELRVTKKARSVLMKELESLGFPRVDAEGKPHFEKIDEDLEEMDASDPEEFAEELDEQGGEVADENVVVGPLEKFGTYEYLLGMKIWSLTKEKYERLLREKQNKEAELQELLGKSAKDLWNADLDMFVREYEEFIKYDTEVRDGTIRAVGSKVKGKKRAHKDDDDYNPSKKKPAKSSVKKLKTEQPVERILLEPPTQEQVKKPAKVKTETNVSIPKQTPTPKSKSASASSSKVPTPLSKQEPEAPSTIFDAPSSSSSTPVPGHLDIFSKFRKASSDFDKPFVAESNEVAEKPSGKAKRQTTPAASKLKPAAKKIKTPALDESESDFDLDLSDSQPAIAPRSRASRAVAKKPTYVVDLSDDSFVDGDAEEDVEEPDTDESFQASD, via the coding sequence ATGACAGCCATCATGACAAAAGAGAAAAATGCATCTGAAACGTACCAAAAGATCACGCAGCTGGAGCATATCTTGAAAAGGCCTGACACCTACATCGGGTCCGTGGAGATGCAGGACTTCCATATGTGGGTGCACGACGCTGAAATGGATTGTATGGTGGAGAAACAGGTCAATATTGTGCCCGGCCTGTTCAAAATCTTTGACGAAATTATTGTTAACGCTGCAGACAACAAGGTGCGGGACCCCTCGATGAAGAAGATCGAGGTTGTCATCAATCGCGAAGAAAACTACATTGAAGTGAAAAATGACGGAAACGGGATACCTATCGAAGTCCACGCGAAAGAGGGCATTTATATCCCGGAGTTGATTTTTGGCCATCTTCTGACGTCCTCCAACTACGACGACAATGAGAAGAAGGTTACAGGAGGAAGAAACGGGTATGGTGCCAAGCTCTGTAACATCTTTTCCACTGAGTTCATTCTGGAGACCTCGGACCCTAAGTCAGGACAGAAATACGTCCAGAAATGGGAATCCAACATGAATGTCTGCCATCCACCAAAGATCACCTCATATAAAAAGGGTCCTTCGTACACGAAAATTACTTTTAAGCCCGATCTTCAACGCTTTGGCATGGAAGTGCTAGATGATGATATTTTGGGTGTGATGCGGCGGCGTGTATATGACATTAACGGTTCGGTGCGTGATGTGAACGTGAGCTTGAATGGAAAAAGCCTGAAAATTAGGAACTTCAAGAGCTACATGGAGTTATACATGAGGTCGCTAGAGAAAAAGAGGTTAATTGATAGTGGTATGGCCCCTGAATCTGCATCCGAAAAAGTCAACGCGCCTACAATTCTTTATGAAAAGGTTAACGACCGGTGGGAACTCGGTTTCGCTGTCTCGGATATATCCTTCCAGCAAATATCGTTTGTAAATTCCATTGCTACAACAAGTGGTGGTACGCATGTCAATTATTTGACAGATCAAATTGTTAAGAAGGTTTCTGAGCTACTgagcaagaagaagaaaaCTGTCAAACCATTCCAGATCCGCAATAACATATTTATTTTTATTAATTGTTTGATCGAAAACCCTGCATTTACCTCGCAAACGAAGGAACAATTGACCACTCGTGTCAGAGATTTTGGCTCGAAATGCGAAGTCAGTAGTGACTTCATCAACAAGATAATGAAGACTGAGTTGGCTACAAAAATTTTTGAAATAGCTGATGAAAACGCAGCCAAGCTCCTAAAGCAAACTGATGGTACCAGAAAGAATAGAATAACAGACTACCCTAAACTTGAGGATGCCAATAAAGCTGGAACCAAAGAGGGCCATAAGTGTACGCTTGTTTTGACTGAAGGTGATTCCGCGTTGTCCCTGGCCGTTGCTGGCCTATCTGTCGTCGGTAGAGATTATTATGGCTGTTTCCCGCTCAAGGGTAAAATCTTAAACGTCCGAGATGCATCAGTTGAACAAATACGTAAAAATACTGAAATTCAAGCCATTAAAAAGATCATGGGTCTGCAGCATAAGAAACAATACACCATTGAGGATATGAAGACATTGAGATATGGTCATGTAATGATTATGACTGACCAGGACCATGATGGTTCGCACATCAAAGGTTTGTTGATTAATTTTTTTGAAAGCACGTTCCCAGGATTACTGGATATACCGGGATTTTTAATAGAGTTTATTACCCCGATCATGAAGGTCACTATTTTGAAACCAAAGAAACAAGTTATCCCATTTTATAACCTTCCAGACTACGAAAAATGGAGGGATACCGAATCTCACAAATATGTTTGGAAGACTAAGTATTATAAGGGTTTGGGTACTTCTTCTTTCCAAGAAGCTAGGGAATATTTCTCCGCATTAGACGTTCATATAAAAAAATTCCACAGCTTAAATCCAGATGATTCGAGCCTCATTGATCTTGCCTTCTCTAAGAAGAAAGCTGATGACCGGAAAGAATGGTTGCGGCAGTATGAACCAGGCACGGTCCTTGACCCTCACTTGACAGAGATCCAAATAGGTGACTTCATTAATAAAGAACTGATTTTATTTTCCCTCGCTGACAATCTTCGTTCGATACCGCACCTCCTAGATGGGCTGAAGCCTTCCCAACGGAAAGTAATTTTTGGAAGTTTTAAGCGTAATATTATGAAAACAGAAATAAAAGTTCAAGAACTGGCAGCGTATGTTTCGGGACAAACTGCTTATCATCATACAGAGCAGTCGTTAGTTCAAACCATTGTCAGTCTGGCTCAGGACTTTGTCGGTGCAAATAATATCTACCTGCTTATGCCCCGTGGTGCCTTCGGTACGAGGGCAACCGGTGGTAAGGATGCTGCGGCTGCCAGATACATCTTTACTCAATTGAACAGTATCTCTAAACATGTATTTAACCCGTTGGACAATCCCCTATTGACGTATGTTCAGGATGATGAGAAAACTGTGGAGCCTGAATGGTACGTACCGGCGCTCCCAATGGTGCTTGTCAATGGTGCAGAGGGGATCGGTACTGGGTGGAGTACTTCTATTCCGCCGTTTAATCCTATCGATATCGTGAACAATTTGAGGAAACTAATGCGCGGAGATGAACCGGATGATATGGCTCCGTGGTTCAGAGGCTGGAACGGTACAATGCAAAAGATTGATGCCCAAAGATATCGTATTTTCGGTAGGATAGAGCAAGTTGGAGAAAACACGGTAGAGATTACGGAGCTACCAGCTAGAACTTGGACTACCACAATCAAAGAGCATTTACTTTTGGCATTGAGTGGAAATGAGAGGACTAAACCATGGGTCAAAGACATGCAGGAACAACATGGCGCTACTATTAAGTTTGTAGTTACTCTTACTCCTGAAGAGATGGAAAGGACGAGGAAAATAGGTTTCTATGAAAGGTTTAAACTCATTAGCACGGTAAGTTTGAGTAATATGGTCCTATTTGATGCGCATAATAAAATCAAGAAATATAATGACGTTAAAGAAATCTTGACTGACTTTTTCTATGTGAGGCTGGAATTCTACCAAAAACGGAAGGATTATATGATCGAGCGTCTACAATGGCAATTAGAAAAGCTGAGCTTCCAAGTTAAATTCATTAAGATGATTATTGATGAAGAACTGAGGGTTACCAAAAAGGCTCGATCTGTCTTAATGAAAGAGTTGGAGTCGTTGGGCTTTCCTCGAGTTGACGCAGAAGGTAAGCCGCACTTCGAGAAAATTGATGAAGACTTAGAAGAAATGGATGCTTCGGATCCCGAGGAATTTGCTGAGGAGTTGGATGAACAGGGTGGCGAAGTAGCAGACGAAAACGTCGTTGTGGGACCATTGGAGAAGTTTGGTACCTATGAATACCTGCTGGGCATGAAAATCTGGTCTTTAACAAAGGAAAAGTATGAGCGACTCCTAAGAGAAAAACAAAATAAGGAAGCAGAGCTACAAGAGTTGCTTGGGAAATCTGCCAAAGACCTCTGGAATGCAGACCTTGATATGTTTGTTCGGGAGTACGAAGAATTTATTAAATATGATACCGAAGTCCGTGACGGAACAATCAGGGCAGTTGGTTCGAAGGTTAAAGGTAAGAAACGCGCCCACAAGGATGACGATGACTATAATCCCTCTAAGAAAAAACCTGCCAAGTCAtcagttaaaaagctcaAGACTGAGCAGCCGGTGGAAAGGATCCTACTGGAACCACCCACTCAGGAGCAGGTTAAAAAACCAGCCAAAGTAAAGACAGAGACAAACGTAAGCATCCCAAAGCAGACCCCTACTCCAAAGTCTAAGTCGGCTTCAGCTTCGTCTTCTAAAGTGCCTACACCCCTGTCAAAGCAGGAGCCCGAAGCGCCGTCTACCATTTTTGAcgctccttcttcttcctccTCCACTCCGGTGCCTGGGCACTTGGATATCTTTAGCAAATTTAGGAAAGCATCCAGTGACTTTGACAAGCCCTTTGTGGCCGAGTCGAATGAAGTTGCCGAGAAGCCGTCCGGGAAGGCCAAACGGCAAACTACTCCCGCTGCCAGCAAATTAAAGCCCGCTGCAAAGAAAATAAAGACGCCCGCGCTCGATGAAAGCGAATCTGATTTTGACCTTGACCTCAGCGACTCCCAGCCCGCCATCGCCCCTAGAAGTAGAGCCTCGCGAGCTGTCGCCAAAAAGCCAACCTACGTAGTTGACCTTTCCGATGACAGTTTTGTAGATGGAGACGCAGAGGAGGATGTGGAGGAACCGGATACTGACGAATCCTTCCAGGCCTCTGACTAG